DNA sequence from the Paenibacillus azoreducens genome:
CGTCACCCGACAGCCGCCACACATGCCGGTGCCGTCAATCATGATAGGATTTAAAGAAACGTAAATAGGAACATCATAATTTTGAGCCATTTTTGCAGCAAATTTCATCATGACGCTCGGTCCAATGGCCCAAGCAACATCGACTGTTTCTCGTAAAAAGACATCTTCCATCGCTGCCGTTACCAGGCCCTGATTGCCGTCTGACCCGTCATCTGTCATGACAATCAACTGATCAGAAAAGGCGCGGCATTCCTCTTTTAAAATGACAAGTTCCCTGGTCTTAGCTCCTAATACAGTTATTACACGATTACCGGCTTCCTTGAGCCCTTTGACAATGGGAAACAATGCCGCAATTCCAACCCCGCCGCCAACTAAAAGCACCGTACCGTAGTTTTTAATCTCAGATGGCATCCCTAGTGGTCCCACAAAATCCTGGAGACGATCATTCGGGTTTAAAGCCGCCAACTCAGCGGTGGATTTTCCTATGACTTGAAATATCAAGCACACACGACCACTTAAAGGATCCGTTTTTACGATTGTTAAAGGAATGCGTTCGCCAAATGCTGTCGTTCGCAAGATGACGAATTGTCCAGGTTTGGCTTTTTCGGCGACTCTGGGGGCTTCCACCCATATTTCGTATTCCTTTTCCGCAAGCTTTCTTTTTTCGGTCATTTTAAACACGCTTATCCTTCTTTCCGCAGGCTTTGCTAGGCTTCTAGAAGAGCTTTGGCGAAAGCTTTTAAGTGGTCGATATCTTCCCCTTCAGCAGCGTTCTCAATTTTCACCGTCTCATGTCCCTTGGTAGCCCCCGTTTTAATGAACGCTTCCTCAAAATCTTCAGCGGCTTTACAGAAGTAGTCCGGATATAATTCGCTATCCCCGCTGCCTACGACGCCAAAAACCTTACCTTGCAAATCTTGTTCAGGCAAATTGGAATAAAAATCTTCAAAATCAAACGGCAATTCCCCATCATTATAAGTATAAGTCGCGATCACACACACATTGGCATCTTCAAAGAAATCACTTTCGACGTCTTCTGCTTCCGCTCTTTCGACATCCGCGCCCAATTCCTTAAAAGCATCCTCCAAAATTTCCGAAATTCCTTCTGTGTTTCCTGTCATACTTGCATAAGCGATTTTTACTAATGTCATTTTTCTCTTCCTCTCCGCTATGAAAATATCGACACTTTGAAACCCCTTACATTTTCACTTATGAATGCGAAAAATTTCTCAAAGATGGATAACTTTAAAAAGTTTTTTTACATCTTTAATATAGCATAACCACAAAATAACTCAATACTTTTTTAGCCATAAAAAATATTTTTTTGGTATGCGGCTAGAAAAGATTTTTTTGACGTCCCACAAACAGGGCAGCCTCTAGAACCGCGCCTCCCAATGCCCGGGCTTTATCAGAAATGCTCCAACAATCAACATGGCTTCTGGGATCAATGTCAGCAACTTTCAAACCGGCAGCAACCTTCGTGCCCTCAGCAATCAAACCGCGCAATGTTCCGCTTAAAGTTGAACGGACTGGCTGCTCATCAATGGTAAACAGGATCTCCCCTTCTGCCACTTGATCACCAATAGCGCGTTTATGGATAACAATGCCGCTAGCCGGAGCATGAATCACCCGTTCTTTGTCTTTTCCTTCAATTAAACCAGGTGTCCCGGTGTTCGGTAGAGAACTTCCGTTAAAAATTAATTTTCCTAATGAATGACCTCGCATCGTTTCAATGACAACATCTACATCGCTTGGAGCATTAAACCCGGGTCCCAGAGCAATCGTGACGGGTGCCATTGCTTTCGTTGTCCCCAGATTTTTTTTCGCTATTATGGCATCCACCACGATCTGCGGTTGAAGCAGTTGAAGACTTAATCCTTCAGGATCGACTAGAACAGGGACTTGTCCTTTGGCCCAGACATCGCCGGCTTCGGCCGGGTTTGCCAAAACGGCGGTCATATCCTCGACCGTTGCGCTTTGGTTTATGACGGCGGTGCCCAGTGCCACTGTGCGGCGGATCATTAGCGGTTCGGCTGTTTCCAATACCGCCACTTTAAAGCCTGCTCGCACCAACTTTTGAATGACGCCTGTTGCCAGATCTCCGCCGCCCCTGACAGCGACAATGGTTTCTGTTATTTTCCCCATAAAATCCAACCTACTTTCTTCTGACTACTCATGGCAATGACCCGCTCTATGGTGTTCAAAAAAGACGGCGGCAAACATTGAAGGACTTCCTTTGCCAATGCCAGCTCAGCAGACGTTTCCACTTGATTGATGGCTAAAATCCGCTTGCCTTTTGCTTTTGCAAAAAGACCATTTTTACAGGCAGCAACTTGCGCTAGCACTGACGGCGTTACTTTCGGGTTTTTGACCAAAGGGACCAGCGCCAAAAATTGGCTCAAGCGATGAATATTTATTTCGTTGATGTCAAGACCGCAAGCCTTGATGGGAAAAATCCCAACGGTCGTGGTGGTCTGCGGTAAAATAACAGGTTCAAAAGCCGCCCAACCTTTTAAAGGCCTCTGCTTGGAGCCATCCGCTTCAATAAAGGCTTTCTCGAATTGCGGTAAAATCCGGGCAAAAAGCTCCGGCGAAACACCGCCGAGCTTATGCGCTTGACCGATATATCGTCCCATCAAGGTAATCCCTGGTTCTGCCGTTCGCGCTTCGAACTTATCCGTCCACAGCACATCAAATTTACTCTCTTCCGGAAAACGAATCTTCGTGGTGGTCGCCATTAACACCCGTTCTCCCGGAAAACTTTTTGCCAAATACTCCATGGTGGCGGTTTTGCCGCCGCTGCCGATCAGAGCCACGATTTCTTTTGGTTCAAAACCAAAACAATCCTTTAATTCCATCCTTGATAACATGTTAAAAAACCTTCTGCAATAAATTTTCATAATCCGCGGGTGTATCGATATCTTCTAAATATTCCTCGGAAACAGCCACTTGAACCCACGCATCCTTGTGATTATTGCGAACTTCTCTGCCGCCGCTTGAACCGGATACTTGAAGTAATTCTTCGTAAAAATCAGCCCCAAAATATACCGGGCTTTGAGGTTCCCCTGCTTTAAGAGGGAAAACAATGTTATCATGGGTTCCTCTTTGAATAATGGCTTCGAGAATCTCCAAAGTTAATAAAGGCTGATCAACGGGCAAATAGAGATAACCATCACCGGTGGCTTCCCTTGTTCCTAAGCGGACTGCGGCACTTTGACCGAGATCGCTTTGGCGGTTGTAGACGACATGAATATCTTCCGGCAAAAAACATCCAGCTGCATCTTCGGGAGTGATAACCAAAATCGTTTCAAAAAAGCCTGCTTTTTTGGCTAAGTTTAAAATGCGTTCCAGAAAAGTCTGCCCTTGATACTTTAAGAAAAGCTTATTGCGACCCATGCGGGTGGATTGCCCGCTGGCCATGATGATCGCGCTTGTTTGCCGAAACTTCACATCACATTCCCTCCAAGGCTTATTTTTTCTTTTTCTTTTGATACGGAGTATTTTCCATTGGCAGTATTGGGCGTAAATCGCCGTCCAAAGCATAATATGCCCCTGCCAAAGCTGGAGCTGTTGGAATCGTTGCTAACTCCCCTACCCCTTTGATCCCGTAAGCCAAACCTTCATGAATTCCGGATGCTTTTACAAAGATGATATCCATGGGCGGTACTTTGGTCGCATCTATCAAACCTAGTGTCGTATATTTAGCTTTTACATAACCGTTTTCCAAGGCAAAGTTTTCTGTTAAGGCATACCCCATCCCCATGACGATGCCCCCTTCGATTTGCCCTTCGGCGGCCCTTGGATTCACCACTTGACCGACATCATATGCCGCCACGATCCGTTCAATTTTGCCGTCCTCTTGCAGAACCACGACTTCGGAAGCATAACCGTAACCCGCATGGCTCACCGGATTTTTCTTATCTGAATTTAAACCATCGGTCTCAGCCGAGAATTCCCCATAAAATTCCTTGCCTTCCAGATCGGTAAAGGAGCGGCCCATATCTAATTCCACACGCAATTTTTGAGCTGCCCGGCGGGTAGCTTCCCCGGTAAACAAGGATTGTCTGGAAGCGGTCGTCGTACCGGAGTTCGGTGTCCGTACCGTATCCGGAGCTTCTGCGATCACCATGTCAGGAGAAATATCCAAGGTTTCGCACGCAATTTGTGTAGTGACAGTGGCCAGGCCTTGACCAATACAAGCAGCACTGGTACGAATATGAACTTTACCGCCTTCGACAGAAACAATACATCGCCCTACATCTGGAAGACCGACGCCAATTCCGCTATTTTTGAAGGAGCAGGCAATGCCGGCAACCGGTGCCTTTTCATAAATGTCTTTCACGGCCAATAAACTTTCTTTTAGTGCGGCATTTTTAGAGACAATTTGACCATTCGGCAAGCTGTCCCCTGGGGCCACCGCATTTTTATAGCGTATTTCCCATGGTGAAATGCCGACTTTTTGCGCCAGCAAATTGATGTTGCTTTCAATGGCAAAAGCGGTTTGGCAAACCCCGAAGCCACGGAAGGCACCACAAGGAGGATTATTGGTATAAACGGAAAAGCCTTCAATATCGATATCCTGATATTTATAAGGGCCGGCGGCATGAGTACAAGCACGTTGCAGAACGGGTCCGCCCAGGGAGGCATATGCGCCTGTGTCCGCATAGATCACAGCTTTCATAGCGGTTAAGTTGCCCTCTTCATCACAACCTGTAATGAAATCCATCTCCATCCCATGCCGTTTCGGATGGACTAATAAACTCTCTTCTCTGGAGAACAAAACTTTTACCGGCTTTTGCAGCAAATAGGCAGCCAGAGCAGCGTGATGCTGTACACTCATGTCCTCTTTACCGCCAAAACCGCCGCCAACCAGTTTGGATTGCACATGGACTTTTTCTTTTGGCAAACCTAACATGCGGGCAACTTCCCGCTGCTCATCGTAAATGCTTTGACCGCCGGTATATAGAAAGACGCCATCATCTTCGGGCATCGCAATTGCACATTCCGGCTCCATGAAGGCGTGCTCATTAATCGGTACAGAATAGTGTTGACTTACCACATACTTCGAATTGGCCAATTTTTCATCCGCATTCCCGCGAATGAGATGCTCATGGCTTAACAAATTGCCTTTAGGATGAAGTTTGGGCGCATCATCCGCTAAAGCTGCTTCACAACTCAAAAGTGGCGTTAATTCTTCATATTCTACTTTCACTAAGTTTTTAATTTCGGCAAGACTTTCTTTGGATTTGGAAACCACTAAAGCGACTGCATCTCCAACATAGCGGGTCACTTCCCCCACTGGAATCATGACATCCCAGTCAGAGATAAATTCCAAGTGACCAATTTTATTGTTGCCTGGCACGTCAGCTGCGGTAAAAACCGCTTCACAATCCGGATGTTCCAAAGCTTCAGCAGTATCGATTTTCAGCAGGCGGGCGCGCGGATAGGCGCTGCGAATGGCAGAAGCATGGAGCATGCCGGGAACGACTACATCATCCACGTATTCGCCGGTGCCAAGCGTTTTTTCAATCGCATCCACACGCTTAAAATCGTCCCCTAATTTAGCATGTCCTTCTTCTTCAGGAATTGGTGTATCTTCTCTGAGCATTTTGGCAGCCAATTGAATTCCCTCAACAATTTTGACATAACCGGTACAGCGGCAAATATTCCCGCGGATTCCTTTTCTGATCTCTTCTTCATTAGCTTCAGGCTTTTTGTTTAACAAGCCAATCGCAGAAACCAGCATCCCTGGAATGCAGTAGCCGCATTGAACCGCACCAGTCTTGGCAAAAGCATATGCAAAGACTT
Encoded proteins:
- the yqeC gene encoding selenium cofactor biosynthesis protein YqeC — translated: MLSRMELKDCFGFEPKEIVALIGSGGKTATMEYLAKSFPGERVLMATTTKIRFPEESKFDVLWTDKFEARTAEPGITLMGRYIGQAHKLGGVSPELFARILPQFEKAFIEADGSKQRPLKGWAAFEPVILPQTTTTVGIFPIKACGLDINEINIHRLSQFLALVPLVKNPKVTPSVLAQVAACKNGLFAKAKGKRILAINQVETSAELALAKEVLQCLPPSFLNTIERVIAMSSQKKVGWILWGK
- a CDS encoding flavodoxin yields the protein MTLVKIAYASMTGNTEGISEILEDAFKELGADVERAEAEDVESDFFEDANVCVIATYTYNDGELPFDFEDFYSNLPEQDLQGKVFGVVGSGDSELYPDYFCKAAEDFEEAFIKTGATKGHETVKIENAAEGEDIDHLKAFAKALLEA
- the yqeB gene encoding selenium-dependent molybdenum cofactor biosynthesis protein YqeB, with the protein product MGKITETIVAVRGGGDLATGVIQKLVRAGFKVAVLETAEPLMIRRTVALGTAVINQSATVEDMTAVLANPAEAGDVWAKGQVPVLVDPEGLSLQLLQPQIVVDAIIAKKNLGTTKAMAPVTIALGPGFNAPSDVDVVIETMRGHSLGKLIFNGSSLPNTGTPGLIEGKDKERVIHAPASGIVIHKRAIGDQVAEGEILFTIDEQPVRSTLSGTLRGLIAEGTKVAAGLKVADIDPRSHVDCWSISDKARALGGAVLEAALFVGRQKNLF
- a CDS encoding sulfide/dihydroorotate dehydrogenase-like FAD/NAD-binding protein, with amino-acid sequence MTEKRKLAEKEYEIWVEAPRVAEKAKPGQFVILRTTAFGERIPLTIVKTDPLSGRVCLIFQVIGKSTAELAALNPNDRLQDFVGPLGMPSEIKNYGTVLLVGGGVGIAALFPIVKGLKEAGNRVITVLGAKTRELVILKEECRAFSDQLIVMTDDGSDGNQGLVTAAMEDVFLRETVDVAWAIGPSVMMKFAAKMAQNYDVPIYVSLNPIMIDGTGMCGGCRVTVADSVKFACVDGPEFLGTEVNWEEFIQRMKQYSREETDSYEAYIRQVNPFGEKKLQQNTDAGTGAGNPVE
- a CDS encoding nucleotidyltransferase family protein: MKFRQTSAIIMASGQSTRMGRNKLFLKYQGQTFLERILNLAKKAGFFETILVITPEDAAGCFLPEDIHVVYNRQSDLGQSAAVRLGTREATGDGYLYLPVDQPLLTLEILEAIIQRGTHDNIVFPLKAGEPQSPVYFGADFYEELLQVSGSSGGREVRNNHKDAWVQVAVSEEYLEDIDTPADYENLLQKVF
- the xdh gene encoding selenium-dependent xanthine dehydrogenase — translated: MYSFTVNGQPVTSETDKKLSHFLRDDLHLTGTKDGCDQGACGACTVLINGKAFNSCLFNLSKLEGKEITTIEGITERQKEVFAYAFAKTGAVQCGYCIPGMLVSAIGLLNKKPEANEEEIRKGIRGNICRCTGYVKIVEGIQLAAKMLREDTPIPEEEGHAKLGDDFKRVDAIEKTLGTGEYVDDVVVPGMLHASAIRSAYPRARLLKIDTAEALEHPDCEAVFTAADVPGNNKIGHLEFISDWDVMIPVGEVTRYVGDAVALVVSKSKESLAEIKNLVKVEYEELTPLLSCEAALADDAPKLHPKGNLLSHEHLIRGNADEKLANSKYVVSQHYSVPINEHAFMEPECAIAMPEDDGVFLYTGGQSIYDEQREVARMLGLPKEKVHVQSKLVGGGFGGKEDMSVQHHAALAAYLLQKPVKVLFSREESLLVHPKRHGMEMDFITGCDEEGNLTAMKAVIYADTGAYASLGGPVLQRACTHAAGPYKYQDIDIEGFSVYTNNPPCGAFRGFGVCQTAFAIESNINLLAQKVGISPWEIRYKNAVAPGDSLPNGQIVSKNAALKESLLAVKDIYEKAPVAGIACSFKNSGIGVGLPDVGRCIVSVEGGKVHIRTSAACIGQGLATVTTQIACETLDISPDMVIAEAPDTVRTPNSGTTTASRQSLFTGEATRRAAQKLRVELDMGRSFTDLEGKEFYGEFSAETDGLNSDKKNPVSHAGYGYASEVVVLQEDGKIERIVAAYDVGQVVNPRAAEGQIEGGIVMGMGYALTENFALENGYVKAKYTTLGLIDATKVPPMDIIFVKASGIHEGLAYGIKGVGELATIPTAPALAGAYYALDGDLRPILPMENTPYQKKKKK